CCCGGCGGTAAAGATTTGTCGTGTTATTTAGGTGGTTGAGATATCGAATCGTATCCTTGGCGATGTCCACCACGCGCTCTGATTGCGACGGATGCGCCATGATGCTTGTTGCGCTATGTAGCACTGGCGTATATAGCCAGAGACGCATCTAGAACTGTCAGCGACGTTGACTTTTGCTCCTCTCTTCCTACTTACCTGGTTGAGCCGTAAATATGTCCAGATCCTCAGGCGCTGGAGGTTATATGATGGTGTCGATGTTAtttgcttctccttgtcccaGTTGCgaaccttgacctcctcgggAATCTGTTCGTACCACTGCAGAAGCTCTTGGTCCACGCTTTCCAGTTCCTCTGATCGCAAGTCGCGTGCCAGAACTGGTCCGAAATGTGAAACCTGCCGCCAAACCTTTGCCCCTATCCGAGAGTAGGTGATCATGGCGACAAGATATGGATACTCATCCTACAATGTCGTTAGTTAGACTCCTTAAAATAGAATTGAGTTACTCACCGGAAAGGGCAGTTGTGAATCAATCTCCTCGTCCTGAACCACATAAGGGAGCCCGGTTCCGAAAGCCCATCGTCGATCCAAGACATATGCTGACCAGAAGCTTGTCAGGGCATTCTTGCGCTCCTCTTCGTCCTGGATCTTCAACAGACCCGTCCTCTGGTGGATGCCGAGCTCTAGGCATAATCGTGCGACCTGGCCCATCACACGCCATGCTAGGACTTCATCGTTAGATAAAAATCGGTAGCCAGCGACGAGAGCCAGCAGCGGTAGTGTGGCAACATCTGCAGCCTCGGCCATGAGCTTGCGGTTCAGCACCGACTCCATGCTGTCGTACAACCGAATCGCTTTATCACTGTGCCCGTGCTCCTCCACGACTAGGGCACAGCACATGATAATCTTGAGTTGAAGGGTCTTCTCATCGTTGATTAGTTCCCTAGGATTCTGATGTCGCATTGTTTCCAGGAAAGGCGCAAGAGTCTTGGCATGTGCTATAACGTTTTGCACGTTCAGGACCGGATACATGATGccgatctcctcctcgtgTAGTCGGCATAACCGGACcatctcgtccttgtcgaagTCATGGATTGGATCCAAGGGGCGAGACAGCGGCATGCCCAGGGCATCGTTGTGATGGGCATTCTCGTCCCCGTCTGAGATGCCTCTATAACccatgttgttgatggtatTGTTGGCAACGTCTAGACTGAAAGCCATGCTGGTCGGGCCACGAAATGAACCGTACTTGGAATTCAATCCGTCGTGCCGATTGAGTGAACTCGAACTTTGGGAGGGTGAGGGGGCGACAGTTGAGGTGCCCAGAGCCATAGGACGATCACTGAGGGAGGCGAGACGTGTCGATTCAGATTGAAGAACTTTGACGGTTTGATGTAGCCAAACAACCTCGTCTTGGAGACGACCGATCTGGGCGGTGACTTGCTTGAAGTCATCCGAGTCCTTGAAGTTGTTGGAGCAGCAGTTCGGGGCGTATAGGCATGCAAGGTTGAGATTGCCGCATCGCTGGCAAGGCGTTTCTCCATTACATTTTATTTTTCGGCGTTTGCACTCATTGCTATACGTGAATGGTCAGCAACATGTTTTCTTCTGCTTGCAAGGCTTGTTGGCACAAGCCCAGTGTCAAAGCGGACAGCGCCTCAGCGGAGAAAGCGAGATATGAGACGAGAGTGTACTGACCAAGCTATTGATATATACTATACCGacgagaagaaaagaaggttAGCAAAGTGTTTCATGTGTCAAGAGGCATCGATGTCGGCCAGGCGATAAGACGACATGAGATGGCGTGACGTTTtatggatgaagatgatgcagCATGGTGTCAAGTCAGACGAGGCTGTGACAACACTGGCCATACAGGTCGACATCAGTGTAGGTAGTACAACGGGTCGACGATGTGTCCACTCAAGCTACTGCGCGTGTGTCTCTCACAAGCTGTCTGccccatctcatctcactcCATCCATATCTTGTCATCACATCTCATCACTCTGGCTTCATGACGACCTGGAACTGACACAAAGAAATGAAGGACAACTCACCCGATTCCTCTTACTTCTTGTCTGCTTGCCCGCTGCGGTAGATCCATCATCAAGCGACTTCCGCTTGTTTGCGTTGGACGTACTCACGCTTGGGGCGGAATTTTCTCCGACAGAGGCGGAACCTGGGCTCGCCTGTGTCTGTGGTTGCGGCGTCGTGTCGTAGCcagcagccgccgccgcggaAGCACCCACGCCGACGCCGGGGGTGCCGCCGGGAGTTCCGCCTGGCCCAACTCCGGGGCCGGGGCCGGAGGACGGGGTCGGTGTCGCATTCAGGACGGGGACCTGGGCGAGGAACCTCAGGTCGCTGGCCTGCGTCTCGATCTGCTCCATCGCGCCGAAAGGGCCACCGGCCGAGGCGTGAGCGTGAGCGCGGACGTGGGCGTGATGCGGATGTGAGGGAAGCGCGTGCGGATGCGGATGCGGATGATGAGCGTGGATGTGAGAGTGACCGGGGACGGGGCCTGGGACTGGGACGGGCACGGCTAATGGAATAGGAGTGGACGCTCCTGGAGCTGGCACGAATTGTCCGCCATCATAAGGCATTATTGCCGGGTCCGCAGCCCGCTGGGAATTGCGCCAGGTGTTACCCTCGCCGCTGCGGATGCCGGGATTGGCCTGGCCTGTCGCCACGTGACCGGGGTATCTCCCAGTACCTGCCTCAAGAGTCAGTATCAGTGTTTGGGCCTGGAAAGCGCCGGCTGTTGCTGGAGTTGGGATCCCGATCGCACCTGCAGCGCCTGCCGGTCCTGGCTCCTGCCCATGTTCATCCCCCTCTCCCTCACCCACTCCTCCCACCCCGAACACGGGATAATAGTCCTCCAGGGTTGCCGACCTTTTTCTCCGACCTATTTTGCCTTTTCTCCGTCTTTCCCTTCACCactccaagcccaagcctcaGCCTGGTTCTCCACACTCTCTCTGAGCGATCCTCAAATCGACAATGCCAAGGGATTGGTAGTCCAGCCAGTAAGAGGAACCCCAGCCGCAGCGAACCAGATTCGCTCGTGTGGAGATGGACTGTGAAGCGTGGTACGTGCGACCCAAAACTCTGGAGCGGATCTGACAGGGAGTCCGCGGACGCCCGAACCCACCAGCTTGGTTGCGCTGTCTTCTGAGCCGAGCTCGGGCTGTTTCAGCGGCCAGACGCGGACAATGGCGGGCAGTGAAGGAGTCGACTCGGAGTTTTGCAATGATGGGTATGTATCGACGGGATGATATTGTGCGACGTTTCTGTTGCTTGGCTGTTTGTTATGTTGTTCCGATGTTGACAAATGATAGGTGGTGGTTGATGGGTGACGACGGTTGGCTGCTGGTGGCTTGTTCAAAGCCCTGCGCTTTTGCGCCTCTTCCGCTCCTCTCCTGCTTTTCGTGGACCTTGTCTCGAGTATCCTGCCCTCCTGTCGCAGTGTTGGTACCAAATCTCGGCAGACGAGATGCCAATCTGTCGGTACTGCGATGTATGTCAAGAGTGTCGATTCCTGCCGACGATCAATGCCCGCGTAAACGTAACCGCAAGTTACCCGCCTGCCTGGTCGATCAACCCGTTTCCCGTCCAGTCCGAACTCTGTCGCATCTGCGCATGTCAAGGCAGCTCTCTTTCAGACCGCGGAATGCGAGCGGCATATCCTGGGGAATGGTGTGGTATGGGGGTGTTGGGGACGCGGTCACGGATGGGGATGTTGTCCAACTTAAACAACAAAAGGGAGCTAGAGATCATGAAACTCATTCTCTCTCTgcttcagcagcagccacCTATCCCACGTCCGCGCTCGCGCCCTTGCTCTCTGCCTTGCCTACTCCGTACTGACTATACATACCTACCTTAGTACTTCGTACCTCGTTCGCGCGCCTCACGCCCAGTGTCGGGAACATTCATCTCCTACATCGAATTTCACGCCCTCCCTGGGCGCCGTCCAAAGCCAGCCCCTCTCCTCGTGGCCTCCCACCCCGGTTGCCCGATCAGGAGGGCAATTCTCACTCTTCAGGCCACCATGATGTCAACTGGGCCTCTCCGGGCGGTCCGGCATCGCACCCTACACGCCGAGCCTGCCTATCGTGGGACATCCTGGGCGCCGCACGCAACGCACAATGCTCAGAATGGGACATGTTTTGCTTCTTTGATTGCTGTTGCGCATCTGTCACTTTGCGGAGGACCAGGGAGGTCTCACATCTGTTGCGAGGCGACGACAGCAAGGGGCATCGTCTGTCAAGCTTTGGAGTTCCAAGCTTGATGCTTCTCCCGGAAGCCATGACCAACACAACCACCATGCGGGCCGTGCATCGCGGGTGCCCATTGACTCAAACTTTGAAACCTCCGAAGCCGCCTCCCCATCTCGCATACGACTCTAGATCTGCTGTTTTCGAGCCAAGTTCCATCGTCTGCCGCGCTTCCATCAACCGTCCGTGGGATATCAACCCGACGCCGCGGCATCTTCCCTCTGGTGGGAGTGGGCCTGCTGCCAAACCGCAAACCACAGGGCGCTTTTTTAGACGAATTTCTCTTTCGGGACAGCCTctcgcttcttctcgacgCCTATTGGCCCTCGTCGCTCTTATGAGGTGGTGGCTTCCAAGATCCCCTGAGTTTGAAGAGCAAGACTTCCTGGTTCCTTGTTGAGTCCAAGCTTTGAATCCCGGTTCTTACTTGAGCATTCATTTTGTAAGAAGCTTCTTGAAGCTCTAGCCATGCTCTAGAGGCGCGGAGTCGTGGGGACTCAGGCCTTGCTTATTATCAGCCCCCATGCTGGTGCCACGAGGTGAATGgccatcccatccacatGGTAGCTTTATATGCAGGACCCAAAAGCAAAAAAAGCCCAGCGCAAAAGGGCCAATCTCCAGCAATCCACTCGTCGTGATCTTGAGCAGCCAGTAACATCGGTGGGCTCGACAACTCCGtctccctcttcttggcctttggGTCCTCGTCGGGAGCTAATCTTGTTCAAGATCTCGTATCGGACCCTCGTTTTCGGTGGCCGTGTGGTGttgtcttgtccttctttgAGAGCTGTGCTATGTTGCTGTTGTTCGATGGTGGCTACGATGTCAAAAGATTCAGTCAAGACACGATGGATGACTCCCTTGAAGGGTGCATTTCTCTCCACTTATTCACGTATATCCGCGTACAATGCTTTAGCGAGATCTCCACTAACCTCGGTTTatagatgatgaagatgcagATCTCCCGCCAACACGACATTCTCATATTGGTGTCTCTGCTGAGATGACGTCTACACGATCTTTCTTCCGTCAGAATGGTGTGGTTTCAGGGCCCTAACGTCTCAGCCCAACGATCATCCTCTTGTTTTACCCTTTGCTGTTCAGCTTGACCCGCGAGAGTCAAACCCCTGGCATGGTCCCCTGTCACCTCACTCGCAAGGCTGATCTAGGGTGCTCTTGGCAATTTCGCCCCGTTTCTTGTCACCCACGCCTTTTCCCACTTGACGTCTCCTGGTCTTCCTTTCGTTGCTTTTTTGCCTCGACTGGCACCTGTTTATCACCGCTAAACAGCGGCCGGCGCACTCTCTAGTGGCCGGCGTTAAGAAACGG
The window above is part of the Fusarium falciforme chromosome 3, complete sequence genome. Proteins encoded here:
- a CDS encoding Casein kinase II subunit beta, whose translation is MPYDGGQFVPAPGASTPIPLAVPVPVPGPVPGHSHIHAHHPHPHPHALPSHPHHAHVRAHAHASAGGPFGAMEQIETQASDLRFLAQVPVLNATPTPSSGPGPGVGPGGTPGGTPGVGVGASAAAAAGYDTTPQPQTQASPGSASVGENSAPSVSTSNANKRKSLDDGSTAAGKQTRSKRNRYISIACNECKRRKIKCNGETPCQRCGNLNLACLYAPNCCSNNFKDSDDFKQVTAQIGRLQDEVVWLHQTVKVLQSESTRLASLSDRPMALGTSTVAPSPSQSSSSLNRHDGLNSKYGSFRGPTSMAFSLDVANNTINNMGYRGISDGDENAHHNDALGMPLSRPLDPIHDFDKDEMVRLCRLHEEEIGIMYPVLNVQNVIAHAKTLAPFLETMRHQNPRELINDEKTLQLKIIMCCALVVEEHGHSDKAIRLYDSMESVLNRKLMAEAADVATLPLLALVAGYRFLSNDEVLAWRVMGQVARLCLELGIHQRTGLLKIQDEEERKNALTSFWSAYVLDRRWAFGTGLPYVVQDEEIDSQLPFPDEYPYLVAMITYSRIGAKVWRQVSHFGPVLARDLRSEELESVDQELLQWYEQIPEEVKVRNWDKEKQITSTPSYNLQRLRIWTYLRLNQMRLWLYTPVLHSATSIMAHPSQSERVVDIAKDTIRYLNHLNNTTNLYRRVQVFYHQFLTSAIAVVFLASVHAPVRFSATCREEFYMALELVKDLSAKSWASQRLWRTIRSLKDVAPRFGLDSEDDPQSTAALGMIGLARGQQQQQQPFRKPSLPGQQSQAATPDSMAQNGSRIGAEMSRMFEGYVGLNGFQYNGNEEQQQQQQQGPGSNTDMSAPETPGGMYGGDGTVFPHFREMY